The following are from one region of the Ignavibacteriales bacterium genome:
- the miaB gene encoding tRNA (N6-isopentenyl adenosine(37)-C2)-methylthiotransferase MiaB, whose protein sequence is MNPRQIYIETYGCQMNLADTEVVLSILAKAGFSQTSNLRTADVVFVNTCAVRENAEQRVVGRLGDFKRYKKENPGMLVGVLGCMAERLRKDLMESESYVDLVVGPDEYRRLPELIEGALAGERGIAVRLSRVENYDDILPLRTDGISAWISVMRGCDKFCTFCVVPFTRGRERSRSLESIVVEVEHLAARGFKEVTLLGQNVNSYHDGKNDFADLMAATAQVDSTMRVRFTTSHPQDMSDKLIQTIAEHENICKYIHLPVQSGSDRILELMNRSYTREHYLSLVRRIRASIPGVSLSTDFIAGFPTETDEDQRRTLEVIREVEYDGAYTFKYSPRENTKSWHMGDDVSEELKLERLNQIIDLQREISLQKNQEMVGQVVEILVEGESTKSPRDFCGRTDTNRMVVFPKGSTEVGQYLNVRIERANSATLFGTILEASRHVSDDSRLAANA, encoded by the coding sequence GTGAATCCAAGGCAGATCTACATAGAAACCTACGGCTGCCAGATGAATTTGGCAGACACCGAGGTCGTGCTGAGCATCCTCGCAAAGGCTGGATTCAGCCAGACGAGCAACCTCCGGACCGCGGATGTTGTGTTCGTCAACACTTGCGCCGTGCGTGAAAACGCCGAACAACGTGTTGTTGGCCGGCTGGGGGACTTCAAACGCTACAAGAAGGAAAACCCGGGTATGCTCGTTGGCGTGCTCGGATGTATGGCTGAACGGCTCCGGAAAGACCTGATGGAGTCTGAAAGTTACGTCGATCTTGTGGTGGGACCCGACGAATACCGAAGACTTCCTGAACTTATCGAAGGAGCCTTGGCAGGAGAGCGGGGTATTGCCGTGCGTTTGTCGCGGGTTGAAAACTACGACGACATTCTGCCCCTCCGTACAGACGGCATTAGCGCGTGGATCTCCGTCATGCGTGGTTGTGATAAGTTTTGCACCTTTTGCGTTGTTCCGTTTACGCGGGGACGTGAGCGAAGCCGATCGCTTGAGAGCATTGTGGTCGAAGTGGAACACCTGGCAGCGCGAGGATTCAAAGAGGTGACACTCCTCGGACAAAACGTGAACTCGTACCATGACGGGAAGAATGATTTTGCCGACCTCATGGCAGCCACCGCGCAGGTCGACTCCACGATGAGGGTTCGATTCACCACGTCGCATCCGCAGGATATGTCGGACAAGCTCATTCAAACCATCGCTGAGCATGAGAACATCTGCAAGTACATCCATCTTCCCGTTCAGTCCGGATCCGATCGGATTCTTGAGCTGATGAACCGATCCTACACACGCGAGCACTATCTCTCCCTCGTGCGAAGGATCAGGGCGAGCATTCCAGGGGTCAGCCTTTCAACGGATTTCATCGCAGGGTTTCCCACAGAGACAGATGAAGACCAGCGGCGGACGCTTGAGGTCATTCGGGAAGTGGAGTATGATGGCGCGTACACTTTCAAGTATTCCCCGAGGGAGAATACAAAATCCTGGCACATGGGGGATGATGTCTCGGAGGAATTGAAACTTGAGCGCCTCAACCAGATCATTGATCTGCAGCGGGAGATCTCACTTCAGAAAAACCAGGAGATGGTAGGCCAGGTTGTTGAGATACTCGTGGAGGGTGAAAGCACAAAGTCTCCACGGGATTTCTGCGGACGCACCGATACGAATAGGATGGTTGTCTTCCCTAAGGGGAGCACCGAAGTTGGACAGTATCTCAATGTGCGCATCGAACGCGCGAATTCGGCAACGCTCTTTGGGACGATCCTCGAAGCGTCCAGGCATGTGTCCGATGATTCGAGACTGGCTGCAAACGCATAA
- a CDS encoding sigma-54 dependent transcriptional regulator: MDRLEFQRQHGIIGRSLEIQEIVDVVQQVAPTDITVLITGESGVGKEVIARALHTASKRAKNQLVTVNCGAIPEGLIESELFGHEKGSFTSAVENRKGYFEIADGGTIFLDEIGETPLATQVKLLRVLESGEFMRVGSSLSRTSNARVIAATNKELQYEVQQKRFRPDLYFRLRSVNIFIPPLRDRREDIPLLIEHFVNEALERNGIRFEGFTDDATELIMNYRWPGNVRELKNSIESMLILENGRRLTGDGIRKYLKDYQGQVVDRNLPVVANKTVEQAERELIYRALVDLKGSILELRDVILNGVTPSDAPAPTKTGHSGGNGALSLDAMERKMIMSSLDRHNGNRRLAAEELNISERTLYRKIKEFGLQE, from the coding sequence ATGGATCGCTTGGAGTTTCAACGGCAACATGGAATCATCGGACGGTCTCTCGAGATTCAAGAGATCGTTGATGTCGTGCAACAGGTGGCTCCGACAGACATCACCGTGCTCATCACAGGTGAGAGCGGAGTCGGCAAGGAGGTCATTGCCCGCGCATTGCACACGGCGAGCAAGAGAGCCAAGAACCAGCTTGTGACGGTCAACTGCGGGGCGATTCCGGAAGGATTGATCGAAAGCGAGTTGTTCGGACACGAAAAGGGTTCGTTCACGAGCGCTGTCGAGAACCGCAAAGGTTATTTTGAAATCGCCGACGGCGGCACGATCTTTCTCGATGAGATCGGCGAGACGCCGCTGGCAACCCAGGTGAAGCTCCTGCGGGTGCTTGAGAGCGGCGAGTTCATGCGCGTCGGCTCATCCCTGTCACGGACATCCAATGCCAGGGTCATCGCAGCAACCAACAAGGAGCTGCAATACGAGGTGCAGCAGAAACGATTCCGGCCGGATCTGTACTTCCGGCTTCGCTCTGTAAACATCTTCATCCCCCCGCTGCGAGACCGGCGCGAGGACATCCCCCTCCTCATCGAGCATTTTGTGAACGAGGCCCTGGAGCGCAATGGGATACGCTTCGAAGGATTTACAGACGATGCGACCGAGCTGATCATGAACTATCGATGGCCGGGGAACGTCCGCGAATTGAAGAACAGCATAGAAAGCATGCTGATATTGGAAAACGGCAGGCGCCTCACCGGCGACGGCATCCGGAAGTATCTCAAGGATTACCAGGGTCAGGTGGTCGACAGAAACCTCCCCGTGGTAGCGAACAAGACCGTTGAGCAAGCAGAGCGAGAGCTGATCTACCGGGCACTCGTCGATCTCAAAGGATCGATTCTCGAGTTGCGCGATGTCATCCTGAACGGCGTAACCCCGTCCGATGCGCCCGCCCCAACGAAAACGGGTCACTCGGGGGGCAACGGTGCACTGTCGCTGGACGCGATGGAACGCAAGATGATCATGAGTTCTCTCGATCGACACAATGGAAACCGGCGGCTTGCGGCAGAAGAACTGAACATCAGTGAACGCACTCTCTATCGAAAAATCAAAGAGTTTGGACTCCAGGAGTAA
- a CDS encoding glycosyltransferase family 2 protein, which yields MVIASMFFRQEILNSPFFTDLVLYLYFFSLLILFTFGAHGFVMVYHYLKTRGKEPVLPPMEHLPVVTIQLPVFNEFYVVDRLIEAVCSIEYPKDKLEVQVLDDSTDETVEVVAKTVKHFQSLGYDIKHVYRTNRKGYKAGALKDGLETARGEFIAIFDADFVPNTTFLAQTLPYFFQDEKLALVQTRWEHLNSDYSLLTRTQAMALDAHFVMEQGVRNKVGFFINFNGTGGIWRKSAIIDAGNWHSDTLTEDLDLSYRAQLRGWKFKYLNDVTSPAELPAEVNALKSQQFRWTKGAIETARKILPDVWRSNIPLRVKIHCTFHLTNNLAFPFILLAGILNVPLMFIKQQGGHDLYFAMMSVFVLAFIGSFLFYMFSQKAVYSDWRRRLLLFPLFMAGSMGFAVNNSRAVFEGLFKKRSEFVRTPKYKIEGKKDSWLQKKYVPVKLNWVVFVEIALALYCFFGVISSIYYLEIAALPFQLLYFLGFSFVSALSLKHAFVARKLRQQQPSL from the coding sequence ATGGTTATTGCATCGATGTTCTTTCGGCAGGAAATCCTGAACAGTCCCTTCTTCACGGATCTGGTCCTGTACCTTTACTTCTTTTCGCTCCTGATCCTGTTCACGTTTGGAGCCCACGGGTTTGTGATGGTCTATCACTATCTCAAGACCCGCGGGAAGGAACCAGTCCTTCCACCGATGGAGCACCTGCCGGTAGTCACGATCCAGCTGCCGGTCTTCAATGAATTCTACGTTGTCGATCGTCTGATCGAAGCCGTCTGCAGCATCGAGTACCCGAAAGACAAACTCGAGGTTCAGGTGCTGGATGATTCGACCGATGAGACAGTCGAGGTGGTGGCAAAGACTGTGAAGCATTTCCAGAGCCTGGGATACGACATCAAGCACGTGTATCGGACCAACCGGAAGGGATACAAGGCAGGAGCGTTGAAGGACGGCCTTGAGACCGCCCGCGGAGAATTCATCGCCATTTTTGACGCCGATTTCGTTCCGAATACTACTTTCCTGGCGCAGACGCTTCCCTATTTCTTCCAGGACGAGAAACTCGCTCTGGTCCAGACGCGGTGGGAACATCTCAACAGCGACTATTCCCTCCTGACGCGCACACAGGCAATGGCACTCGACGCCCATTTCGTGATGGAGCAGGGCGTCCGCAACAAAGTCGGGTTCTTCATCAACTTCAACGGCACCGGGGGCATATGGCGCAAATCCGCCATCATCGATGCCGGGAACTGGCATTCAGACACGCTGACGGAGGACCTCGATCTGAGTTACCGCGCACAGCTCAGGGGCTGGAAGTTTAAATACCTGAACGACGTCACGTCGCCGGCGGAGCTTCCCGCGGAAGTGAATGCGCTGAAGTCCCAGCAGTTCCGGTGGACGAAAGGGGCGATCGAGACCGCGCGAAAGATCCTCCCGGATGTCTGGAGGTCGAACATTCCGCTCCGCGTGAAGATTCATTGTACGTTCCATCTGACGAACAATCTCGCCTTCCCGTTCATCCTTCTCGCGGGCATTCTCAACGTTCCTCTGATGTTCATCAAGCAGCAAGGGGGGCACGATTTGTATTTTGCCATGATGTCGGTCTTTGTGCTGGCCTTCATTGGTTCGTTTCTCTTCTACATGTTCTCCCAGAAAGCCGTCTACTCCGATTGGCGGCGCAGACTGCTGCTGTTCCCCCTGTTCATGGCAGGAAGCATGGGATTTGCGGTGAACAATTCCCGGGCGGTGTTCGAGGGATTGTTCAAGAAGCGAAGCGAGTTCGTGCGAACCCCGAAATACAAGATCGAAGGGAAGAAGGACTCCTGGCTTCAGAAGAAGTATGTGCCCGTGAAACTCAATTGGGTTGTGTTCGTGGAGATCGCCCTGGCACTCTATTGCTTCTTCGGCGTAATTTCTTCAATTTACTACCTGGAAATCGCTGCGTTGCCGTTCCAGTTGTTGTACTTCCTGGGATTCTCATTCGTATCGGCACTGTCACTTAAGCACGCTTTTGTGGCGCGTAAACTCAGACAACAACAACCGTCTCTGTAA
- a CDS encoding PEGA domain-containing protein has translation MKTLFMIASTFLCSMLLGQPKSLSDSAGTASIITEPAGADVYVDSLFVGKSPARGITLSRGSHRVRAFYPSVFAWNAVMQQDSVTISGTDEQEKRLVLGDALRIQSDPPGGIVRHNGVDLGPTPLYVRLPSIFAGEFIVQKDGYDSLRALPGEVRFGLLKVQLTPKSENGKLTRPSDVLGVNGRIPKDYLMTYASGASMIVSGVASAIMKDRANRNFDAYLQNNNPGDLSATRRLDRGAAAALILSQISFAVLAYFLLSE, from the coding sequence ATGAAGACACTCTTCATGATAGCGAGCACCTTCCTGTGCTCCATGCTCCTTGGGCAGCCAAAGTCTCTGTCTGATTCCGCAGGCACCGCGAGTATCATCACTGAGCCTGCAGGTGCTGATGTGTATGTCGATTCACTCTTCGTCGGAAAATCCCCCGCCCGGGGAATTACCCTCTCCCGCGGATCGCACAGGGTCAGGGCATTCTATCCGTCGGTCTTTGCCTGGAACGCAGTCATGCAGCAGGATTCTGTCACCATATCCGGCACGGATGAGCAGGAGAAGCGCCTGGTGCTCGGGGACGCTCTACGGATCCAATCGGACCCGCCAGGCGGGATTGTCCGGCATAACGGGGTTGACCTCGGCCCCACGCCTCTCTATGTCCGCCTGCCTTCGATATTTGCGGGTGAATTCATAGTACAGAAGGATGGTTACGACTCTCTCCGCGCTCTTCCAGGCGAGGTCCGCTTCGGCCTTCTCAAGGTGCAACTCACACCAAAGAGCGAAAACGGGAAGCTGACGCGGCCGTCCGATGTCCTTGGAGTCAACGGCAGAATCCCGAAGGACTATTTGATGACCTATGCCTCGGGGGCGTCGATGATCGTCTCGGGTGTTGCATCGGCGATCATGAAAGACAGAGCCAACCGGAATTTCGATGCCTATCTTCAAAACAACAATCCCGGAGACCTTTCCGCCACGCGCAGGCTCGACCGGGGAGCCGCAGCCGCCCTCATCCTCAGCCAGATCAGCTTCGCGGTCCTCGCGTATTTCCTCCTCTCGGAGTAA
- a CDS encoding septum formation initiator family protein, whose product MDGDFLRRVQQPRWLKGITKKVFKTRRRALLVVVGTLLVSYVLFNNRGIVARIRLEHQRQVMIEKVRAADEETKRLQSYLKALDGDRKTIEKVARERYGMARDGETVYKVKKQ is encoded by the coding sequence ATGGACGGCGATTTCCTCAGACGAGTGCAGCAGCCCCGCTGGCTCAAGGGCATCACGAAAAAAGTCTTCAAGACGAGGCGCCGTGCCCTGCTCGTGGTCGTCGGGACCCTGCTTGTTTCCTATGTTCTCTTCAATAATCGCGGAATTGTTGCCCGTATTCGGCTCGAACATCAACGCCAGGTCATGATCGAAAAAGTCAGGGCCGCCGATGAAGAGACAAAACGCCTCCAGTCGTACCTCAAGGCCCTCGACGGCGACAGGAAGACAATCGAGAAGGTCGCTCGTGAGAGGTACGGCATGGCACGCGATGGGGAGACGGTCTATAAGGTGAAGAAACAGTAG
- a CDS encoding D-alanine--D-alanine ligase: MMPKKIRVGVIFGGRSAEHEVSIVSAASVIGALDKNKYEVLPIGITAEGRWLSSAQALELLKQRADIEHLPEHILVPDPRKQGLVELKDSSAQLTPQCIDVLFPVLHGTFGEDGTIQGLFELADVPYVGSGVLGSAVGMDKVVQKQLLRQMKIPVTPDEWFLMHEFEKNARKIIGAIEKKLRYPCFVKPANLGSSVGISKAHNRRELVEAIRLAGEYDLKILVERSVENAREIECSVLGNDQPIASVPGEIVPSNEFYDYDAKYVDGKSTAVIPAPLPKAVIRKIQKYSLESFRALDCAGMARVDFLVAKKTNAVFLNELNTIPGFTSISMYPKLWQASGLSYAELLDRLVQLAIERHASRARLKTKYQPKSEWFKS, from the coding sequence ATGATGCCCAAGAAAATCCGTGTCGGTGTCATCTTCGGCGGACGTTCAGCCGAACACGAGGTCTCGATTGTCTCCGCTGCTTCTGTCATCGGCGCTCTCGACAAGAACAAATACGAGGTGCTTCCCATCGGCATCACCGCCGAAGGACGCTGGCTCAGTTCTGCACAGGCGCTGGAATTGCTGAAGCAGCGTGCTGACATTGAGCATCTGCCGGAGCACATTCTTGTTCCTGATCCCCGCAAGCAGGGATTGGTTGAACTCAAAGACTCCTCAGCCCAGTTGACCCCGCAGTGTATCGATGTGCTCTTCCCGGTCCTCCACGGAACCTTCGGTGAAGACGGAACCATCCAAGGTCTCTTTGAACTCGCCGATGTCCCGTACGTCGGCTCCGGTGTGCTCGGCTCGGCTGTCGGGATGGACAAGGTGGTGCAGAAGCAGCTCCTGCGCCAGATGAAAATCCCCGTGACTCCCGACGAATGGTTCCTCATGCATGAATTCGAAAAGAACGCACGGAAGATCATCGGAGCGATCGAGAAGAAACTCCGGTATCCCTGCTTTGTGAAGCCGGCAAACCTCGGCTCAAGCGTCGGTATCAGTAAGGCGCACAACAGGAGGGAATTGGTCGAAGCGATCCGGCTGGCAGGGGAGTACGATCTGAAAATTCTCGTTGAGAGGTCGGTCGAGAACGCCCGTGAAATCGAGTGCAGCGTCCTGGGCAACGATCAACCAATTGCCTCAGTTCCAGGAGAGATCGTGCCGTCGAACGAGTTCTACGACTACGATGCAAAATACGTTGACGGTAAATCGACGGCAGTGATCCCGGCGCCCTTGCCGAAAGCGGTCATCAGGAAGATCCAGAAATATTCGCTCGAAAGTTTCCGTGCCCTGGATTGCGCAGGAATGGCGCGCGTGGATTTCCTTGTCGCCAAGAAGACCAACGCGGTGTTCCTGAACGAGTTGAACACGATACCGGGTTTTACATCGATCAGCATGTATCCGAAGTTGTGGCAAGCCTCGGGGCTATCGTATGCCGAACTCCTTGATCGGCTCGTCCAGCTCGCGATCGAGCGGCATGCCTCAAGGGCCAGGCTGAAGACGAAGTATCAACCAAAGTCGGAATGGTTCAAGTCGTAG
- a CDS encoding LptE family protein gives MHRAILSILLAATVSGCAGCPYSFTGASVPPHLQTIAIPIVEDQSGFGDATLRDQFSRQLMQRFVNDATLQPSDRSNADSILEGVITSVKDAPVVVEGGEQVSKRRIAVTAHVIFRDLKLRKKVWEKDFTQWGDYLSGGGLTQRNDGISEAIRKITEDILNETVAGW, from the coding sequence ATGCACCGTGCAATACTGTCGATCCTTCTCGCGGCAACGGTGTCGGGATGCGCGGGCTGCCCGTATTCGTTCACGGGGGCATCTGTTCCACCACACCTGCAGACCATCGCGATCCCTATCGTGGAAGACCAGAGCGGCTTCGGGGACGCAACGCTTCGGGATCAATTCTCCCGTCAGCTGATGCAGCGGTTCGTCAACGACGCTACGCTTCAACCTTCAGACAGGTCCAACGCCGACTCGATCCTCGAAGGGGTCATCACCAGCGTGAAAGATGCTCCGGTCGTTGTCGAGGGAGGCGAACAGGTGTCGAAGCGAAGGATCGCTGTCACGGCACACGTGATCTTTCGCGATCTCAAGCTCCGTAAGAAAGTTTGGGAGAAAGACTTTACTCAATGGGGCGACTACCTTTCCGGTGGCGGCCTGACGCAGCGTAACGACGGTATTTCGGAAGCAATACGAAAAATCACAGAAGATATTCTCAACGAAACAGTCGCAGGATGGTGA
- a CDS encoding replication-associated recombination protein A: MSDLFISDEVHGPSQRSYAPLAERVRPHVLPDFIGQAHLLGEGKPIRMMIEQGELVSMILWGPPGVGKTTLARLLANQIKADFHQLNAVSSGVKEVREVIAKGEVNLRKLRRRTILFIDEIHRFNKAQQDALLHSVEEGSIVLIGATTENPSFEVISPLLSRSRVYVLEALDKDGLGAILDRALSTDLILSKRRITVEDRDFLMLLSGGDARKLLNGLETALHLTKPDKDGGATITKARIEEAFQRKYTLYDKKGDQHYDTISAFIKSLRGSDPDAAVYWMARMLDGGEDPLFIARRMVILASEDVGNADPMALTMATSCFAAVNYVGMPESRIILSQTATYLASAPKSNASYMAISQAMEDVRNLPNLPVPIHIRNAPTQLMKDLEYGKDYKYSHQFEDHFIEQQYLPDNLKDKIYYKPTEIGQEKGIRERLNALWKKRPR, translated from the coding sequence ATGTCAGATCTTTTCATTTCCGACGAAGTTCACGGTCCTTCGCAGCGATCATACGCTCCGCTTGCCGAACGAGTGCGGCCACATGTGCTCCCGGATTTCATCGGTCAGGCGCACCTCCTTGGCGAAGGAAAACCGATTCGCATGATGATCGAGCAGGGGGAGCTGGTTTCGATGATCTTGTGGGGACCGCCCGGAGTAGGAAAGACGACACTTGCACGGCTTCTGGCAAATCAGATCAAGGCCGATTTTCATCAACTGAACGCGGTTTCATCCGGAGTAAAAGAAGTCCGGGAAGTCATCGCGAAAGGAGAGGTCAATCTCCGCAAGCTCCGGAGAAGAACAATTCTCTTCATCGACGAAATCCATCGGTTCAACAAGGCGCAGCAGGACGCGTTGCTGCACAGCGTGGAGGAAGGGAGCATCGTTCTCATCGGGGCAACGACGGAGAATCCCTCCTTCGAAGTCATCTCGCCGCTTCTTTCCCGTTCACGCGTCTATGTGCTTGAGGCTCTTGACAAAGACGGACTCGGAGCCATTCTGGATCGCGCGCTCTCAACTGACCTGATTCTTTCGAAACGACGTATCACGGTCGAAGATCGGGATTTTCTCATGCTCCTTTCAGGAGGAGATGCCCGGAAACTCCTCAACGGGCTTGAGACAGCACTGCATTTGACGAAGCCCGACAAGGACGGCGGTGCGACGATCACCAAGGCAAGAATTGAAGAAGCCTTCCAGCGGAAGTACACCCTGTACGACAAAAAGGGAGATCAGCATTACGACACCATTTCGGCGTTCATCAAGAGCTTGCGCGGAAGTGATCCCGACGCTGCGGTGTACTGGATGGCCCGGATGCTCGACGGCGGAGAGGATCCGCTCTTTATCGCCCGGAGGATGGTAATCCTCGCTTCGGAGGATGTTGGAAACGCCGACCCGATGGCGCTGACCATGGCAACGTCCTGCTTCGCCGCAGTGAACTACGTGGGGATGCCCGAATCGCGCATCATCCTGTCGCAAACGGCGACGTATCTCGCGTCGGCGCCGAAAAGCAATGCATCCTATATGGCCATCAGTCAGGCGATGGAAGATGTGCGGAATCTCCCGAATCTTCCCGTCCCGATTCATATTCGAAATGCCCCCACGCAATTGATGAAAGACCTCGAGTACGGAAAGGATTACAAGTACAGCCATCAATTCGAGGATCATTTTATCGAACAGCAGTATCTTCCGGACAATCTCAAAGACAAAATCTACTACAAGCCGACGGAGATTGGACAGGAGAAAGGAATCCGCGAGCGGTTGAACGCGCTTTGGAAGAAGAGACCGCGGTGA
- a CDS encoding CoA pyrophosphatase, which produces MKITVEQMKRFLDGFQRRELGKPDLKKAAVLMLFYPKDDSLHVLLTKRTEDVEHHKGQISFPGGSCDDEDDHAVATALRESEEEIGLPLNAVEVMGVFDDYETPSGFVITPVVACAAFLPPLKRNATEVAEILEVPVSLFLDSGNERVEKISRLGRIIDVYFYRFGDHEIWGATAAILRAFLRRIPA; this is translated from the coding sequence ATGAAGATCACCGTCGAACAGATGAAGAGGTTTCTGGACGGATTTCAGCGACGTGAGTTGGGAAAGCCGGACTTAAAAAAAGCGGCCGTGTTGATGCTGTTCTATCCCAAGGATGATAGTCTGCACGTGCTGCTCACGAAGAGGACTGAGGACGTCGAACATCACAAGGGACAAATATCGTTTCCGGGCGGTTCCTGTGACGATGAAGATGACCATGCGGTTGCCACAGCGTTGAGGGAAAGCGAAGAGGAGATCGGGCTTCCGCTGAATGCCGTTGAGGTCATGGGGGTGTTTGATGACTACGAGACTCCGTCAGGATTCGTCATTACGCCTGTCGTCGCCTGCGCTGCGTTTCTCCCGCCGTTGAAGCGCAACGCAACTGAAGTCGCCGAGATACTGGAGGTGCCCGTCTCGCTGTTTCTTGACTCAGGGAACGAGAGGGTGGAGAAAATCAGCCGCTTGGGCAGGATCATCGATGTCTATTTCTACCGTTTTGGCGATCACGAGATTTGGGGAGCGACAGCCGCAATTCTGCGTGCATTTCTGCGCCGCATCCCTGCCTGA
- a CDS encoding SPOR domain-containing protein, whose protein sequence is MTRTTATHFFVVALMLACTIPLAAQTQGAGEPDILKRLELIEKGQADVVRSELPTLMTNFQNHPGVLYLQGVLTTDGAEASKIYQSILDNFPKSEWADDALFKLYQYYYSVGLYKTADQKLELLKRDYPYSTYATDQKVAEEPKVAPPQETPAKVNQPGKGKKSTALFTVQAGTFRELQNAEELKSRFERDGYASHIFTIVNSGKKFHKVWVGEFATQDEAKRFSGEIKKKYHIESIVVPR, encoded by the coding sequence GTGACGAGAACAACTGCCACACATTTTTTTGTGGTCGCCCTGATGCTCGCCTGTACCATTCCCTTGGCTGCCCAGACACAGGGAGCCGGCGAGCCCGACATTCTGAAGCGCCTCGAGCTGATCGAGAAGGGGCAGGCGGACGTCGTGAGATCCGAGCTTCCAACGCTGATGACCAATTTCCAGAACCACCCGGGGGTCTTGTACCTTCAGGGGGTGTTGACCACCGATGGAGCGGAAGCCTCAAAGATCTACCAGAGCATTCTGGACAACTTCCCGAAGAGCGAATGGGCCGACGATGCCCTCTTCAAGCTCTATCAGTATTACTATTCTGTTGGATTATACAAGACAGCGGACCAGAAGCTGGAGTTGCTGAAGCGTGACTACCCCTACTCGACCTACGCAACCGACCAGAAGGTTGCAGAAGAGCCGAAGGTCGCACCGCCGCAGGAAACCCCCGCGAAGGTGAATCAGCCCGGCAAGGGGAAAAAGTCGACGGCCTTATTCACAGTGCAGGCCGGGACTTTTCGTGAGCTTCAGAATGCGGAAGAGCTGAAGTCCCGGTTTGAGCGGGACGGATATGCTTCCCATATCTTCACGATCGTAAACAGCGGGAAGAAGTTTCACAAGGTTTGGGTCGGCGAATTCGCGACGCAGGACGAGGCAAAGCGGTTCAGCGGCGAGATCAAGAAGAAATATCATATCGAGTCGATCGTTGTCCCGCGTTGA
- the rpsT gene encoding 30S ribosomal protein S20, with amino-acid sequence MAQHKSAEKRARQNVKRNMRNKAALSRVKTLIKNVRSAKEKDKGTAALKVAVKALDKLGSKGVIHKNKASNLKSSLTKSVSKLK; translated from the coding sequence ATGGCACAACACAAATCAGCTGAAAAACGAGCACGTCAGAACGTGAAACGGAACATGCGCAACAAAGCCGCCCTCTCACGCGTGAAGACCCTGATCAAGAACGTCCGGTCAGCCAAAGAAAAAGACAAAGGTACGGCAGCGCTCAAAGTGGCAGTGAAGGCGCTGGATAAGCTCGGCTCAAAGGGCGTTATCCACAAGAACAAAGCTTCCAACCTGAAATCGAGCCTCACGAAGTCCGTGAGTAAATTGAAGTAA
- a CDS encoding class II aldolase/adducin family protein has protein sequence MTQPEIAQQLVAVCKALYHRGFVTANDGNVSVRLPSGNILTTPTSLNKGRVTEHDLVEVTLNGAAVTPGTSPSSELGMHLFIYQQRVDVNAVVHAHPTYATGFATARIPLDQPLYPEVIFGLGTIPLADFATPSTKEVADSIAPFVHSANAILLMNHGVVAFGKNLDDAYFKMEKVEHAAHITFVARMLGGEKSLTVEQVGKLNATFGKVRP, from the coding sequence ATGACACAACCTGAAATTGCCCAACAACTTGTCGCCGTCTGCAAGGCGCTCTATCACCGCGGATTCGTGACAGCGAATGACGGCAATGTGAGCGTTCGGTTGCCGAGCGGCAACATCCTCACTACTCCGACGTCGTTGAACAAGGGGCGCGTAACCGAACACGATCTCGTTGAAGTGACTCTCAATGGAGCGGCGGTTACTCCCGGGACTTCTCCCTCGAGCGAACTCGGCATGCATCTCTTTATCTATCAGCAACGCGTCGATGTCAATGCCGTCGTTCATGCCCATCCCACGTATGCAACGGGATTCGCGACCGCACGCATCCCGCTCGATCAGCCCCTGTATCCCGAAGTGATCTTCGGGCTCGGGACTATCCCGCTGGCGGATTTTGCGACCCCCTCAACCAAAGAGGTTGCCGATTCAATTGCTCCGTTTGTCCATTCTGCAAACGCGATTCTGCTTATGAACCATGGTGTCGTTGCGTTCGGCAAGAACCTCGATGACGCCTATTTCAAAATGGAAAAGGTGGAACACGCAGCTCACATCACATTCGTGGCACGGATGCTGGGCGGAGAAAAGAGTCTGACGGTTGAACAAGTCGGCAAACTGAACGCCACGTTTGGCAAAGTGCGACCATAA